The genome window AACTTGTGAACTTTGGCGACGATACTTGTAAAAAACTTGCCGGAGAACCTTCTAAAAGAGCTTAAAAGGCTAAAAATTGAGCTGGGCTGTAGAACATGGGCTGACCTCCTAGCCAAGCTTGTTGAACCGGAAAGAACAGTCTTGTTAACAGGGGAAAAATTGAGCGAAATGAGAGCGGGAGTGCGGGGATTCCTAAAACTTAAGGACGTCGTTTCCAGCAAATGGCCAGGGTCTCCTACAGTACTTGAAGAATCAAGAAGGTCTAGGAGTCATGAAGATTAGCCGCTTATTGACTTTAGACGCCAACGTCTTGATAGCGGCTTTAAAGGGAGACGAGCCTTATAGCGAAAAATGCCATCAAATTCTCAGCCAAGTGCCAGACATATTCATCTTAACGGAGCCAAGCATCGTATATCAAGAGGTCTGTGGAACGTTAGCGAGAAAAGTTGGAAAAGATGTAGCTGACCAAGCAAGAAAACAGCTCGACCTTATAATACATCCGAAACTTCTAGAAAACTGCGA of Candidatus Bathyarchaeia archaeon contains these proteins:
- a CDS encoding PIN domain-containing protein, which translates into the protein MKISRLLTLDANVLIAALKGDEPYSEKCHQILSQVPDIFILTEPSIVYQEVCGTLARKVGKDVADQARKQLDLIIHPKLLENCDGAFCASAYLLCAEYEIYAIDAMYLKVALNNHAVLVSLDKEEFIDKLKLKKPPIEVYDVNGFPYR